In Papio anubis isolate 15944 chromosome 20, Panubis1.0, whole genome shotgun sequence, a single window of DNA contains:
- the LHB gene encoding lutropin subunit beta, with product MASGTLALRCGPLWSSISATEVPGSWPSWHLTSSCLAHRIIPPLPFTPPTVQSRVADPLPPGCKAGFSHLGFRRGPQQMGDNLWLGLCAQDPWRALRPAQSPRACRPHADCGNQGFRRKGKVWGVPEPAGDRAGDCI from the exons ATGGCCAGTGGCACCCTGGCTCTGCGCTGTGGCCCCCTGTGGTCTTCCATCTCTGCAACCGAGGTACCTGGATCCTGGCCCAGCTGGCATCTCACCAGCAGCTGCCTTGCCCACCGCATTATCCCACCACTACCCTTCACCCCGCCCACGGTGCAG TCCAGGGTCGCAGACCCTCTACCCCCCGGCTGCAAAGCAGGATTCTCGCATCTGGGCTTTCGACGAGGTCCTCAGCAGATGGGAGACAACCTCTGGCTCGGCCTATGTGCCCAAGACCCATGGAGGGccctgcgcccagcccagagccCCAGAGCCTGCAGACCCCACGCCGACTGTGGGAATCAAGGATTTAGGAGAAAAGGTAAAGTTTGGGGAGTGCCTGAGCCCGCGGGGGACAGGGCGGGAGACTGCATTTGA
- the LOC101025146 gene encoding neurotrophin-4 — MLLLPSCSLPILLLFLLPSVPVESQPPPSTLPPFLAPEWDLLSPRVVLSRGAPAGPPLLFLLEAGAFRESAGTPANRSRRGVSETAPASRRGELAVCDAVSGWVTDRRTAVDLRGREVEVLGEVPAAGGSPLRQYFFETRCKADNTEEGGPGAGGGGCRGVDRRHWVSECKAKQSYVRALTADAQGRVGWRWIRIDTACVCTLLSRTGRA, encoded by the coding sequence ATGCTCCTCCTCCCCTCATgctccctccccatcctcctccttttcctcctccccagtGTGCCAGTTGAGTCCCAACCCCCACCCTCAACATTGCCTCCTTTTCTGGCCCCTGAGTGGGACCTTCTGTCCCCCCGAGTGGTCCTGTCTAGGGGTGCCCCTGCTGGGCCCCCTCTGCTCTTCCTGCTGGAGGCTGGGGCCTTTCGAGAGTCAGCAGGCACCCCGGCCAACCGCAGCCGGCGTGGGGTGAGCGAAACGGCACCAGCGAGTCGTCGGGGTGAACTGGCCGTGTGCGATGCAGTCAGCGGCTGGGTGACAGACCGCCGGACCGCTGTGGACTTGCGTGGGCGCGAAGTGGAGGTGTTGGGCGAGGTGCCTGCAGCTGGCGGCAGTCCCCTCCGCCAGTACTTCTTTGAAACCCGCTGCAAGGCTGATAACACTGAGGAAGGTGGCCCGGGGGCAGGTGGAGGGGGCTGCCGGGGTGTGGACCGAAGGCACTGGGTGTCTGAGTGCAAGGCCAAGCAGTCCTATGTACGAGCATTGACCGCTGATGCCCAGGGCCGTGTGGGCTGGCGATGGATTCGAATTGACACTGCCTGCGTCTGCACACTCCTCAGCCGGACTGGTCGGGCCTGA
- the KCNA7 gene encoding potassium voltage-gated channel subfamily A member 7 has protein sequence METWRDAGQDPGGRGTEGKGTPGRQRRRAGAGGGGGAGRASRQRARGRPVALRSAGVTVPPPPRPGRPAGLFLRADTGHRAGAGAAAAAEAGPHRGRASGPHVRSRVAGAARAMEPRCPPPCGCCERLVLNVAGLRFETRARTLGRFPDTLLGDPARRGRFYDDARREYFFDRHRPSFDAVLYYYQSGGRLRRPAHVPLDVFLEEVAFYGLGAAALARLREDEGCPVPPERPLPRRAFARQLWLLFEFPESSQAARVLAVVSVLVILVSIVVFCLETLPDFRDDRDGPGLAAVAAAGPFPARLNGSSQVPGNPPRLPFNDPFFVVETLCICWFSFELLVRLLACPSKAIFFKNVMNLIDFVAILPYFVALGTELARQRGVGQQAMSLAILRVIRLVRVFRIFKLSRHSKGLQILGQTLRASMRELGLLIFFLFIGVVLFSSAVYFAEVDRVDSHFTSIPESFWWAVVTMTTVGYGDMAPVTVGGKIVGSLCAIAGVLTISLPVPVIVSNFSYFYHRETEGEEAGMFSHVDTQPCGPLDGKANGGLVDGEVPELPPPLWAPPGKHLVTEV, from the exons gggaaagGGGACCCCGGGACGGCAAAGGCGCAGAGCAGGcgctggcggcggcggcggggcaGGTCGGGCGTCCCGGCAGAGGGCGCGCGGTCGCCCTGTCGCCCTCCGCTCCGCCGGGGTCACAGTGCCTCCTCCCCCGCGCCCTGGCCGCCCTGCGGGGCTATTTTTACGCGCGGACACCGGACAccgggctggggctggggcggcggcggcggccgaggCGGGGCCGCACCGGGGCCGGGCATCGGGGCCACACGTCCGTTCGCGGGTCGCCGGGGCTGCGCGCGCCATGGAGCCGCGGTGCCCGCCGCCGTGCGGCTGCTGCGAGCGGCTGGTGCTCAACGTGGCGGGGCTGCGCTTCGAGACGCGGGCGCGCACGCTGGGCCGCTTCCCGGACACTCTGCTAGGGGACCCCGCGCGCCGCGGCCGTTTCTACGACGACGCACGCCGCGAGTACTTCTTCGACCGGCACCGGCCCAGCTTCGACGCCGTGCTCTACTACTACCAGTCGGGCGGGCGGCTGCGGCGGCCGGCGCACGTGCCGCTCGAcgtcttcctggaggaggtggccttCTACGGCCTGGGCGCGGCGGCCCTGGCGCGCCTGCGCGAGGACGAGGGCTGCCCGGTGCCGCCTGAGCGCCCCCTGCCCCGCCGCGCCTTCGCGCGCCAGCTGTGGCTGCTCTTCGAGTTTCCCGAGAGCTCGCAGGCCGCGCGCGTGCTCGCCGTAGTCTCGGTGCTGGTCATCCTCGTCTCCATCGTCGTCTTCTGCCTCGAGACGCTGCCTGACTTCCGCGACGACCGCGACGGCCCGGGCCTTGCTGCTGTAGCCGCAGCTGGCCCG TTCCCCGCTCGGCTGAATGGCTCCAGCCAAGTGCCTGGAAATCCACCCCGCCTGCCCTTCAATGACCCATTCTTCGTAGTGGAGACGCTGTGTATTTGTTGGTTCTCCTTTGAGCTGCTAGTACGCCTCCTGGCCTGTCCAAGCAAGGCGATCTTCTTCAAGAACGTGATGAACCTCATCGATTTTGTGGCTATCCTGCCCTACTTTGTGGCACTAGGCACCGAGCTGGCCCGGCAGCGAGGGGTGGGCCAACAGGCCATGTCACTGGCCATCCTGAGAGTCATCCGATTGGTGCGTGTCTTCCGCATCTTCAAGCTGTCCCGGCACTCAAAGGGCCTGCAAATCTTGGGCCAGACGCTTCGGGCCTCCATGCGTGAGCTGGGCCTCCTCATCTTTTTCCTCTTCATCGGTGTGGTCCTCTTTTCCAGCGCGGTCTACTTTGCCGAAGTCGACCGGGTGGACTCCCATTTCACTAGCATCCCTGAGTCCTTCTGGTGGGCAGTGGTCACCATGACTACAGTTGGCTATGGAGACATGGCACCTGTCACTGTAGGTGGCAAGATAGTGGGCTCTCTATGTGCCATTGCCGGCGTGCTGACCATTTCCCTGCCTGTGCCCGTCATTGTCTCCAATTTCAGCTACTTTTATCACCGGGAGACAGAGGGTGAAGAGGCTGGGATGTTCAGCCATGTGGACACGCAGCCTTGTGGCCCACTGGACGGCAAGGCCAATGGGGGGCTGGTGGATGGGGAGGTACCTGAGCTACCACCTCCACTCTGGGCACCCCCAGGGAAACATCTGGTCACCGAAGTGTGA